TAATACTGATTTGAGACGAGAAATATTGATGAAAAAACCCAAATTGTTATGGTAAATTTGAGACGAGAAATATTGATGAAAAAACCCAAATTGTTAATACTGATTTCTGCACTACTGTCAACAGAAAAGAGAATATTTGTAGAAGAATTTGATCAGTTTGCTACTAATTTCACTTGCCATTTTTCAAGTTCTGTAAATATTTGATCATAATATCTCTTAGCAATGTTAAGTTAAAGATGCCTTCTGCAATTTATTCATTCCGCAGGTGCTGGGATCTGTCACCGGAGTTAGGCTTATTATTGAAAACTTCCCTGGAATCGCATCTGGGCCACACCTGAGTGTTGACATCCATCGAGGCGCACTTACTGAAGGATTGCTGGCTTTTGCAATTGCTATAATCTATCTTACACTTGCAAGAAAGATCCCAGGGAGTTTCTTCAGGAAGAATTGGATTGCTAGCATCTCTAAATTAGCTCTTCAGATACTTGCCTCTGATCTGACTGGCGCTTGTATGAACCCAGCAGCTGTAAGTAAAAGCAGAATCCATTTGTTTCAACATGAAGCATTTATCTGATATCTAGTTTATTGGACAGAAAGATGAGTTAAAAGTTTTTTGAACTGTAGGTGATGGGATGGGCCTACGCACGTGGGGAACATATAACCAAGGAGCATATACTTGTATATTGGGTTGCCCCAGTACAAGCAACTGTTGTGGCAGTATGGACGTTTAAGTTGCTTGTACGAccgaaaaaagaagaaaagaaggataagaagaacgATTGaagatattttgtttttatatttatctgtATATTGATCTAACTGCAAGATTGAAGTAGAGCTTGTGAAGTTTATGTGATAGTGTAACAGATGAACTAATTGAGTTCCTTTTATTGTAATCTTGGTTTGGTTGTATGTACATGCTCTAACACCCTCAAACATACAACATAGCTAGGCCAACAATTTTTTATTGGATTCCAGATGCTtccattctttctcttttctctttgttttGTTATGTATTACACACTGTATTGTATTCTATAAAGTAGAATAATTTAACAACATATCCACAGGGAAAGGTCAAAGAATTGATTCATTTGAGGCAAGGAAAATCCAATCCAGATGATGAGTCCCAGCCTTGAACAATTACACAATTTGCGTACAATCTTTTCATATCTTTACAAGCAATAATACAGGATCAACAAGACTTACAAACTAATGATATTTGAACCTTTACAGATTTTCAGGATCCATCCACAAAACTACAACAAAACATTGACATCCACCATCTCTAAACTGAAATAAACACCCAAAACCATTCTCAGAATATTCAACTGTTTCTTTGCTCCTCAACACAACAAAACAAAACTCCAGATAAATGAGCCTGGAACACTTCAACCAAATAATTCTACTGTTGCAGCCAACATTCAAAAACAAATTAGAAATCCAAATCCTAGCCTGAAGTATTGATTTCCTTGCCATGATCATCATCGCTAATATTTCTCTTTAACCTTCTAAGCCATATATCATAATCAATAGGATATGGCGTCCCACATAGGCTGTCTACATAATCTGCAAAAGCTTTCAACACAGTTGAGACATCACCAAGCTTCTGCTGAATCAATCTCCTTGACCAAGATGTCTCTCGCCATTGCAGAGCCCCCTCAACTGAATCCATATCAGGCAATGGCCCCCCACATGCAAAATAAACCATATAAACCAGACTTTCTGCATCTGAAGCCGAGCACAACTTTCCCTCTTGGAGAGCATAAGTTGAAGAATAATGGAGATTCATGGCAGGTCGATCTCTGTCTTCAAGAATGGCATGACCCCAGCCAATAAGGACAAAGTAAGGATGTCTGAGACCAGATCTCACACAAATTACATTCTCTGGCCTTATATCCCCATGACGAATGCCAGCAGAAGAGGCAACAGCAAGTGCGGATAAGCAATCATGACAGCACCTGATAGCCTCATCAATACCAAATCTGCCTGCAGTTACCATATCAGCTACTGTCTCACCAACTGGGGTAGTCACGAGAATTGGGGTACCACACCAAGGGTGTTCACAATTTCCACTGGAGCTAGGTTTCCGACATTGACCTGGGTGAATAATCCTGCCAGAAGCACTCAATTGCGGTAGATATTTGCTAGATAGGCCTTTCTGTCTCATAATTGACAATATTTTAGTCTGTCTCTGTACTTGATACCATAAATTCATATCTTGCCATGCTGGCTGCAGTTGTGAAGGATGAGAACCAACATAAAGAAACAGTGACTTACCTGGATCTTCAACTGTTGATGCAATGTAATACTGGAGTTCACCATTGCATTGGATATCTATGATCTGATAACCCCTTTGCTGGTCCGAGTCCTCCAACCATAACACAGATCCCACCTCCAACTTCATTATTAAACTTTCAGAGTCAATTTTGACGGATTCATCCTGAACTTCAACAATTTCAGGAGAAACACTACGCTGCTGAAACCGGAATAGACCATTTCCATTCACTCTAATATCACCCAACTGCCTTTCCACTCTTCTTGTTTGGAGACGTGAACTATGATCAGCTGCTAAATCTTCAATTGAGTGCTTTGGCATCCCTGCAAACTGCATAATGCAGTGGAAGGTTGCAAAGAGTATCTGCAAAGCACCAAGATCTCTCCAGTTGGAATTTCCCAGTTTGTTCCAAATTCTATCAACTGGAGATACTGAGACTCTAGCATGTTCTTTTATCCAGTCAGCAGAACACTCATAAACATTATTCACATCAAACTCCATTTTATTTACATCTCCTTCAACTTTTATAACCCCGCCATACTGTGAATCAACAAGAAGAACAAAGACACTGTTTGAATTCTCAGAAACACTGTATCTGCTTGAGCTTCTCGAAAGTAACATGCGTAGGGCATAGAAGAGAGCCTCACCTAAAACAGATAACGAAGGCTGCTGATTACTTCCTGCAGAAAGGCTTCTAATATCAGGCCTCATAAGAGCCAATTCAAGAACTTGGTCCCATTTTCCATGAGGATGTCTAGGGTTGTTCAGTAGTATACCAGTGGCACAAAGTCCTCCAAGCTTTCCACTAGCTATTGCTTTCTCAGCCTGGTAAAATTTCAAGTTTGGATTGTACAGACAAGCAATTGAGAAAGGCAAGGGACCATCCTGACCCCAAAATGCCTCCCACAAACCCTTGATACCGGCGTGTAGAAAATCTTCGATAGCAAGGTAAGCACTTGCTTCCGCAGCATCAGATGTTGAACCATAGACAGCATTTGGCATCCGAATCAGCTGCTGAAATGAAATTCCCTCCAATGCAAAGTCAAACTTTTGCAGTTCTACCAACTCAAAAGGCACATTAAAAACTTTTTCTGTAGCTGAGTTTTCAAATATGGATTCAAACCATTCCTCAAGTTTAGAAGTAAAAATTTCACTGTCCAAAAATCTATGAAGAAACTCTTTGCGGTAACGGGACTTGCTAGATGATACACTAGACCTTTTTGTCCCAGACCCTACAGATTCTTGGTCTGGGGATCCACCTGTCAAATTTACAATTTCTCATTACTCATCAGTTTATAACATTTTTTCTATAACTAAATCAAATATACAAGAGCCCATGAACCAGTGAACAAGGAGTACATAGTATATTTAGATGAAAAAGGCAAATAAAGAACTTGAAAAAGCTGAGAAATTAAAGTAGAGCAAAAATTCCTAAAACAGAATTAGTGCCTAAAAGGAAATCTcgaaatgagaaagaaaaaaaaactagttGATCCAATAAAAATTGCCCACTCAGAGCCTCCGCAAGTTCAGTTACTGCCAAAAATTGGAATCGACAGAATATAAACACCATCGAGTTGATAGATTACACAGAAAAGTAACATAATCAAGCAGAAATACGTAATAATCAGAATCCAACAGTCAAATTACAGAGCTTCAAACCAAGGAAATTAAAGATTAAGGTAATACCTGATTTAATTCCCATAAAGATTAAAACTTTAATGAACTTTCTACAACTTGATCTTCTTTAACAAAGTTGAAAGCAAGAACATGAAGAAAAAGATTTCATAATGAGATTTGGAAGGGAAGACCAAAGAGAGACTCTTGATTGAGAAGAGTTGAAGCGAGTCCGCAAAgggataaatttaaaaatattttgacgACTTTACCCCCAAGCCAGACTTTGgttctttttgttttcttcttacAAACCCCCTGTTCGTGTTGTTTTACAATCCTACCCTTTAAGCCAAACTTTCCCAATGAGTTTGGGAAATCCATTTAATTAATCGGGAAATTACCAAAAATGATTTCTTTATAACTTTATCTTCACTCAATATCATCAAATATTATCTGTATATTATCATAATAGCATGTGCTGAAAGgcatatttttaaaatatcattttttctcttccttttgtCTTCTTTTTCTACAATTTTTTCTCATCCTGCTGTGTTCTTCTATTATGGAAAGAATTGCTAtgtaatttaatttgtttaccaattataaaaataacttactaaaaatacaatattatttACATATCTGATAATGTATGATATATAATAtaccatatataaaaaaaaaaatcttttttgagaaaaataaaatactcTAAATGTGGTGACTGATTTTTTACCATTGTTGATTGGATATTATAATAGTTTCAAACGATCAAATGAACTATGCCAATTTCATATGACTCATTTACTCGATTAAAACTGATTGAAACAATTAAGCAACGTTAACActtataatttatttagtttcaCTTGAGTTTCAAAATGTTATACTTCAATTTCACATGAATTTCACACAATTTCACATCTTGTGAAGTTGAGTGAGACAGGATAAAACTCATATTAAACATATTGAAATAATTAACATTGACGCCAACATTTTATTAAAGTTTCATATGAGTTTTAACAGTAGTACTCACTTGGAccctcattcaccgttagatctaggctcaTTGTAATCGTGCGGTAAATATCTACAACATCCTAAGGTGTAGATTTAGTGAttctagatctaacggtaaatgaccaaattcattttgtcATTCAGGATCCAGATGAGCACTACTGTAGGTTTTAAAATGTTACAATGCAATTTCACAtgaatttcatccaatttcatCTCTTCTAAAATTGGTTGAAACTCATATAAAGCTAATTAATCTGTTTTGAAGCTTTAACCCTAATGTTTCAAATAGTTTTACCGGAATTCACTTCACTCAACTTCGCATTCAGTGAAATTCATATGAAATTGCATTGTAACCTTTTAAAACTCATGTGAAAAGTTTCACAAAACATTATTGTTAATGTTGCTTATGAGCCTCAAAACCGATTTCAATCGTTTCACTTGGTTTCACCTCTTGTGAAATTTAGACATTATTCAAACTTAGATTTCCATTA
The sequence above is drawn from the Euphorbia lathyris chromosome 6, ddEupLath1.1, whole genome shotgun sequence genome and encodes:
- the LOC136232247 gene encoding probable aquaporin SIP2-1, which produces MHDSTITFPLIISDFIISFMWVWSDVVKKILLHHVLGFGHDPLSELIKCALSVLNLFFFAFLSNITKGASYNPLTILASAISGDFSCFLLTVGARIPAQVLGSVTGVRLIIENFPGIASGPHLSVDIHRGALTEGLLAFAIAIIYLTLARKIPGSFFRKNWIASISKLALQILASDLTGACMNPAAVMGWAYARGEHITKEHILVYWVAPVQATVVAVWTFKLLVRPKKEEKKDKKND
- the LOC136232246 gene encoding uncharacterized protein — its product is MGIKSGGSPDQESVGSGTKRSSVSSSKSRYRKEFLHRFLDSEIFTSKLEEWFESIFENSATEKVFNVPFELVELQKFDFALEGISFQQLIRMPNAVYGSTSDAAEASAYLAIEDFLHAGIKGLWEAFWGQDGPLPFSIACLYNPNLKFYQAEKAIASGKLGGLCATGILLNNPRHPHGKWDQVLELALMRPDIRSLSAGSNQQPSLSVLGEALFYALRMLLSRSSSRYSVSENSNSVFVLLVDSQYGGVIKVEGDVNKMEFDVNNVYECSADWIKEHARVSVSPVDRIWNKLGNSNWRDLGALQILFATFHCIMQFAGMPKHSIEDLAADHSSRLQTRRVERQLGDIRVNGNGLFRFQQRSVSPEIVEVQDESVKIDSESLIMKLEVGSVLWLEDSDQQRGYQIIDIQCNGELQYYIASTVEDPGKSLFLYVGSHPSQLQPAWQDMNLWYQVQRQTKILSIMRQKGLSSKYLPQLSASGRIIHPGQCRKPSSSGNCEHPWCGTPILVTTPVGETVADMVTAGRFGIDEAIRCCHDCLSALAVASSAGIRHGDIRPENVICVRSGLRHPYFVLIGWGHAILEDRDRPAMNLHYSSTYALQEGKLCSASDAESLVYMVYFACGGPLPDMDSVEGALQWRETSWSRRLIQQKLGDVSTVLKAFADYVDSLCGTPYPIDYDIWLRRLKRNISDDDHGKEINTSG